The Kordia sp. SMS9 DNA window AAAAAACGCCGTCGTAAAAGAGCTGAACCTACGTATGAAAAACGGAGAAGGCGCAGAACTACCACTGCGGAAAAGCAATCGCAAACCAAATCAGGAGATTTTGAAGTGAGTTTGTTGGTGCTTTCTGCGATTGTGATGAAAGCAGATGGCGAAGTTTCCCAATCTGAAAAAGATTATGTGCGTGATTATTTTATAAAAATGTATGGGAAAGAACGTTCTAATAATGCGTTTAAATTGTTCAACGGATTATTGAAAAAAGAAGATATTTCCACACGTCAAGTTTGTCAGCAAATCCAAACGTTTATGGACCATTCGTCGCGTTTGCAATTACTACATTACTTATTTGGTGTGACCAAAGCAGACGGACACGTAAGCGAAGAAGAAGTAGAACTGATTGAAAAAATAGCAGGATATCTATACATTAACGATCGCGATTATCAATCGATCAAAGCAATGTTTTACGATCCAATTGATGCTGCGTATCGCATTTTAGAAATTGACAAATCGGTTACGATCAACGAAATCAAAAAAGCCTATCGTAAAATGGCGAAAAAATACCACCCTGATAAACTGCAACACTTAGGTGAAGAACACGTAAAAGGCGCAGAAGAAAAATTTCAACGTGTACAAAAAGCTTACGAACAACTGCAAGAAGAACGCGGTTTTTAAATTCCCAAAATAAAATGTAAGTTTGAAACACAAACCCCAAACCCCAAACCTAAAACCTACAATTACTTATGAGCGACTTTTGGATTTTCTTTAAATTAGGACTCAATCACGTATTAAACTTTGACGGATACGATCATATTTTATTCTTAATTGTACTTGTTGTTGCGTATGTGTTTAAAGATTGGAAACGCGTATTTTGGATTGTCTCCGTATTTACGATCGGACATACCATTTCTTTAGCATTATCAACATACAATGTTATATCTGTTCGTGTCAATACAGCGGAACTACTTGTATACGTAACCATTATTGCGACTGCATTGTACAATATATTTACTGCTGGGAAAAACAATAACAAAACAAAAATTGTCATTCTCTTAGTCGTCGCATTATTCTTTGGATTGATTCATGGTTTGGCATTCTCCAACTATTTCAAAGAAATGACCAACGGTATAGAAAGCAAGTTATTGCCAATGTTAGAATTTGCCTTAGGTGTAGAAGCGGCACAAATCATTATTGTTTTAGTTGTTTTACTACTTTCGTTCGTATTCCAAACCGTATTCCGTTTCTCCAAAAGAGATTGGGTAATGGTTGTTTCCTCCATTGTACTTGGTATCGCTTTTCATATTGTGGATGCGAATTTTTTGTAGAAGATACTTTCATAACCACAATTTTGGTAAAAAATTAACAACGAAGTTATTGTGATTCCATCAGAAACCTAATATCTTCGTTACAGAAGGTGAAGAAGCAACGATTACAGTTGCTTTTTTTCGCTTTAAAAAGTTACATTTGTACATGCTCAAACAAAAAAAAGCAAAATACGATCACGCCTATTTGCGCATGGCAAAAGAATGGGGAAAACTTTCCTATTGTCAACGAAGACAAGTTGGCGCGATTATTGTCAAAGATAGAATGATCATTTCTGATGGTTACAACGGAACACCTTCAGGATTTGAAAATTTCTGTGAAGATGAAGAAGGCTACACAAAATGGTATGTATTGCATGCGGAGGCAAACGCCATCTTAAAAGTAGCAGCTTCTACGCAATCCTGTGTTGGTGCCACATTGTATATTACGATGTCGCCATGTAAGGAATGTAGTAAGCTGATTCATCAATCAGGAATTACGAGAGTTGTGTATGTAGATGCGTACAAAGATGATTCAGGCATACAATTTTTAAAAAAAGCAGGCGTTGAAGTAGAACACATTCCTTCGGTTGAAGCGTCTTAAAACAAGCATATTTTGAATAAAAAAACACAATACTTACTTCCCGTGATCATTGCAGCCGCAGTTGCCGCAGGTGTATTTATTGGTGGAAAATTAAATTTCAGTGCTACGCCCGAAAAACTATTCTCATCCAACACAAGCAAAGACAAACTCAATCGCTTGATTGATTACATTGACTACGAATATGTAGATGATGTCGATGTGGACAGCATTGTGGATGTGACGGTAAATAATATCTTAGAAAATTTAGATCCGCATTCTGTATACATTCCTTCGGAAGAAGAAAAAAGAGTAGCAGAAAACATGCAAGGTGATTTTGTAGGTGTCGGAATTCGTTTTGATATCA harbors:
- a CDS encoding TerB family tellurite resistance protein, producing the protein MSGFASWIGGALGWTLGGPIGAAIGFAIGSAVDKATSKGLLLDEPKQSKKRRRKRAEPTYEKRRRRRTTTAEKQSQTKSGDFEVSLLVLSAIVMKADGEVSQSEKDYVRDYFIKMYGKERSNNAFKLFNGLLKKEDISTRQVCQQIQTFMDHSSRLQLLHYLFGVTKADGHVSEEEVELIEKIAGYLYINDRDYQSIKAMFYDPIDAAYRILEIDKSVTINEIKKAYRKMAKKYHPDKLQHLGEEHVKGAEEKFQRVQKAYEQLQEERGF
- a CDS encoding HupE/UreJ family protein, with amino-acid sequence MSDFWIFFKLGLNHVLNFDGYDHILFLIVLVVAYVFKDWKRVFWIVSVFTIGHTISLALSTYNVISVRVNTAELLVYVTIIATALYNIFTAGKNNNKTKIVILLVVALFFGLIHGLAFSNYFKEMTNGIESKLLPMLEFALGVEAAQIIIVLVVLLLSFVFQTVFRFSKRDWVMVVSSIVLGIAFHIVDANFL
- a CDS encoding dCMP deaminase family protein: MLKQKKAKYDHAYLRMAKEWGKLSYCQRRQVGAIIVKDRMIISDGYNGTPSGFENFCEDEEGYTKWYVLHAEANAILKVAASTQSCVGATLYITMSPCKECSKLIHQSGITRVVYVDAYKDDSGIQFLKKAGVEVEHIPSVEAS